In a single window of the Zea mays cultivar B73 chromosome 5, Zm-B73-REFERENCE-NAM-5.0, whole genome shotgun sequence genome:
- the LOC100193625 gene encoding pepsin A precursor — protein MRLPVLFALQLVALAAAASAAEAAATFSSRMVHRLSDEARLEAGPRMGLWPQRGSGGYYRALLRSDLQRQKRRLAGKNQLLSLSKGGSTFSPGNDLGWLYYAWVDVGTPTTSFLVALDTGSDLFWVPCDCIQCAPLSSYRGNLDRDLGIYKPAESTTSRHLPCSHELCQPGSGCTNPKQPCTYNIDYFSENTTSSGLLIEDSLHLNSREGHAPVNASVIIGCGRKQSGDYLDGIAPDGLLGLGMADISVPSFLARAGLVRNSFSMCFKEDSSGRIFFGDQGVSSQQSTPFVPLYGKLQTYAVNVDKSCIGHKCLEGSSFQALVDSGTSFTSLPPDVYKAFTTEFDKQINASRVPYEDSTWKYCYSASPLEMPDVPTIILAFAANKSFQAVNPILPFNDEQGALARFCLAVLPSTEPIGIIGQNFLVGYHVVFDRESMKLGWYRSECRDVDNSTTVPLGPSQHGSSEDPLPSNEQQTSPPVTPATTGTAPPSSATTNRQMLFASSYPLLFLTMSTVFFIS, from the exons ATGCGCCTCCCGGTCCTTTTCGCCCTGCAGCTGGTCGCCTTGGCGGCGGCAGCTTCGGCGGCCGAGGCCGCGGCGACGTTCTCCTCGAGGATGGTGCACCGTCTGTCCGACGAGGCCCGGCTGGAAGCGGGCCCGCGCATGGGGTTGTGGCCGCAGCGCGGAAGCGGGGGCTACTACCGCGCGCTGCTGAGGAGCGATCTCCAGCGGCAGAAGCGGCGGCTCGCGGGCAAGAACCAGCTCCTCTCGCTCTCAAAGGGCGGCAGCACCTTCTCCCCCGGCAACGACTTAGGCTG GTTATACTACGCTTGGGTGGATGTTGGGACGCCTACTACCTCCTTTTTGGTTGCATTGGATACTGGAAGTGACCTGTTCTGGGTACCCTGTGACTGTATTCAGTGTGCCCCTTTGTCTAGCTACCGTGGAAATCTG GATAGAGATCTTGGAATATACAAGCCTGCCGAATCAACAACAAGTCGGCATCTTCCTTGCAGCCACGAGCTATGTCAACCGGGTTCAGGCTGCACAAACCCAAAGCAACCTTGCACATACAATATTGACTACTTTTCAGAAAATACTACCAGCTCTGGTTTGCTAATTGAGGATTCCCTACACTTGAACTCCAGGGAGGGCCATGCACCAGTAAATGCTTCAGTTATTATTGG CTGTGGTCGAAAGCAAAGTGGTGACTATCTGGATGGCATTGCACCGGATGGACTCCTTGGCCTTGGAATGGCAGACATTTCAGTTCCCAGTTTCCTTGCAAGAGCTGGACTAGTTCGGAATTCCTTCTCGATGTGCTTCAAGGAAGATAGTTCTGGGAGAATTTTCTTTGGAGATCAAGGAGTGTCCTCTCAACAATCCACACCGTTTGTTCCTCTGTATGGCAAACT TCAAACTTATGCTGTTAATGTCGACAAATCTTGTATTGGACATAAATGTCTTGAGGGTTCTAGCTTCCAGGCTTTAGTCGATAGTGGAACATCATTTACTTCTCTTCCTCCTGATGTTTACAAGGCTTTCACAACGGAG TTTGACAAACAAATTAATGCTTCAAGGGTGCCTTACGAAGACAGTACCTGGAAATATTGTTACAGTGCTAG TCCTCTTGAGATGCCTGATGTGCCAACCATAATCCTGGCATTCGCTGCAAACAAGAGCTTCCAGGCTGTTAATCCTATCTTGCCATTTAATGACGAACAG GGAGCGCTTGCCAGGTTCTGCTTAGCTGTACTGCCATCAACGGAACCTATTGGAATTATTGGCC AGAATTTCCTGGTTGGATACCACGTTGTCTTCGACAGAGAGAGCATGAAGTTGGGCTGGTACCGCTCTGAAT GTCGCGACGTTGACAACAGCACGACCGTGCCGCTGGGCCCATCGCAGCACGGCAGTTCAGAGGACCCGTTGCCGTCGAACGAGCAGCAGACTTCCCCGCCCGTGACGCCTGCAACGACAGGCACGGCTCCTCCCTCCAGTGCAACGACGAACCGACAGATGCTCTTTGCTAGCTCTTACCCGTTGCTGTTTCTGACAATGTCCACTGTGTTCTTCATCTCATGA
- the LOC100193625 gene encoding pepsin A isoform X1: protein MLGRLLPPFWLHWILEVTCSGYPVTVFSVPLCLATVEIWCSVVNGASIMQDRDLGIYKPAESTTSRHLPCSHELCQPGSGCTNPKQPCTYNIDYFSENTTSSGLLIEDSLHLNSREGHAPVNASVIIGCGRKQSGDYLDGIAPDGLLGLGMADISVPSFLARAGLVRNSFSMCFKEDSSGRIFFGDQGVSSQQSTPFVPLYGKLQTYAVNVDKSCIGHKCLEGSSFQALVDSGTSFTSLPPDVYKAFTTEFDKQINASRVPYEDSTWKYCYSASPLEMPDVPTIILAFAANKSFQAVNPILPFNDEQGALARFCLAVLPSTEPIGIIGQNFLVGYHVVFDRESMKLGWYRSECRDVDNSTTVPLGPSQHGSSEDPLPSNEQQTSPPVTPATTGTAPPSSATTNRQMLFASSYPLLFLTMSTVFFIS from the exons ATGTTGGGACGCCTACTACCTCCTTTTTGGTTGCATTGGATACTGGAAGTGACCTGTTCTGGGTACCCTGTGACTGTATTCAGTGTGCCCCTTTGTCTAGCTACCGTGGAAATCTG GTGCTCCGTCGTAAATGGAGCATCTATTATGCAGGATAGAGATCTTGGAATATACAAGCCTGCCGAATCAACAACAAGTCGGCATCTTCCTTGCAGCCACGAGCTATGTCAACCGGGTTCAGGCTGCACAAACCCAAAGCAACCTTGCACATACAATATTGACTACTTTTCAGAAAATACTACCAGCTCTGGTTTGCTAATTGAGGATTCCCTACACTTGAACTCCAGGGAGGGCCATGCACCAGTAAATGCTTCAGTTATTATTGG CTGTGGTCGAAAGCAAAGTGGTGACTATCTGGATGGCATTGCACCGGATGGACTCCTTGGCCTTGGAATGGCAGACATTTCAGTTCCCAGTTTCCTTGCAAGAGCTGGACTAGTTCGGAATTCCTTCTCGATGTGCTTCAAGGAAGATAGTTCTGGGAGAATTTTCTTTGGAGATCAAGGAGTGTCCTCTCAACAATCCACACCGTTTGTTCCTCTGTATGGCAAACT TCAAACTTATGCTGTTAATGTCGACAAATCTTGTATTGGACATAAATGTCTTGAGGGTTCTAGCTTCCAGGCTTTAGTCGATAGTGGAACATCATTTACTTCTCTTCCTCCTGATGTTTACAAGGCTTTCACAACGGAG TTTGACAAACAAATTAATGCTTCAAGGGTGCCTTACGAAGACAGTACCTGGAAATATTGTTACAGTGCTAG TCCTCTTGAGATGCCTGATGTGCCAACCATAATCCTGGCATTCGCTGCAAACAAGAGCTTCCAGGCTGTTAATCCTATCTTGCCATTTAATGACGAACAG GGAGCGCTTGCCAGGTTCTGCTTAGCTGTACTGCCATCAACGGAACCTATTGGAATTATTGGCC AGAATTTCCTGGTTGGATACCACGTTGTCTTCGACAGAGAGAGCATGAAGTTGGGCTGGTACCGCTCTGAAT GTCGCGACGTTGACAACAGCACGACCGTGCCGCTGGGCCCATCGCAGCACGGCAGTTCAGAGGACCCGTTGCCGTCGAACGAGCAGCAGACTTCCCCGCCCGTGACGCCTGCAACGACAGGCACGGCTCCTCCCTCCAGTGCAACGACGAACCGACAGATGCTCTTTGCTAGCTCTTACCCGTTGCTGTTTCTGACAATGTCCACTGTGTTCTTCATCTCATGA